The following are encoded together in the Nitrospira sp. genome:
- a CDS encoding proteasome accessory factor PafA2 family protein, with protein sequence MLNRIFGLETEYGLVIHEDRPDHSPTWFAHKIRDHLFHIQRRGVLDLHHRGHDEPPGNGGFLANAGRMYLDMGHLEYASPECHSLTDLVASDRAGDRLLQQAIEDLGFSDHVSLIKNNIDHETDATFGSHENYLVSRRFPFSRRGMAPLVAHLVTRQIFTGSGRVGSAAPQDAWIQVDRLIIPRAALSAGAVTNLPFQISQRADFIVNDFFEWVQHNRAIVNTRDEPLADPNQYRRIHLLLGDSNMTEYATALKLGTSGLVLQLIEEGHAPQELEIDEPVEALQEISQDQKRQWLVQLRSRKTMSALDIQEQLLDAATQYCKGQDEETDWVLTQWEAVLRDLRGDYQKLVGRVDWASKLWLLECFREAEGLDWHDPLVKSLDLEYHNLNPTKGLFYGLLEEGRVPRVTTDTLIGLAMDQAPKNTRAYGRSELVKQLLGSLSGSDSEPLADSERLFPPYVINWSIFQVRGRAPFPMPDPFKTYIEDVRTHLQNVIA encoded by the coding sequence ATGTTGAATCGTATTTTCGGCCTTGAAACCGAATATGGCCTAGTGATTCACGAAGATCGGCCCGACCATTCGCCGACCTGGTTTGCCCACAAGATACGCGATCATCTGTTCCATATTCAGCGGCGGGGCGTGCTTGATCTCCATCACAGAGGGCATGATGAACCTCCTGGGAATGGAGGCTTTCTCGCGAATGCCGGTAGAATGTATCTTGATATGGGACATTTGGAGTATGCCTCGCCCGAATGTCATTCGCTCACCGACCTTGTTGCCTCAGACCGTGCTGGGGATCGTTTGTTGCAGCAAGCAATCGAGGATCTTGGCTTTTCCGATCATGTGTCGCTGATCAAAAACAATATTGATCACGAAACAGATGCGACGTTCGGTTCGCATGAGAATTACCTTGTGTCCCGTCGGTTTCCGTTCTCACGGAGAGGCATGGCTCCACTGGTGGCCCATCTTGTGACTCGACAGATTTTCACCGGCTCGGGGCGTGTCGGTTCCGCTGCCCCGCAGGATGCTTGGATTCAGGTGGATCGGTTAATCATTCCGAGGGCTGCCCTGAGCGCCGGCGCGGTGACAAATCTGCCCTTTCAAATCTCTCAACGGGCTGATTTCATCGTGAACGATTTTTTCGAATGGGTACAGCACAATCGGGCGATTGTGAATACGAGAGATGAGCCGTTGGCCGATCCCAATCAGTACCGGCGCATTCATCTGCTGCTGGGTGATTCAAACATGACGGAATATGCGACCGCGTTGAAGTTAGGAACGAGCGGACTGGTCCTGCAACTGATTGAGGAGGGACATGCACCTCAAGAATTGGAAATCGATGAACCGGTCGAAGCGCTCCAGGAGATTTCGCAGGACCAAAAGCGACAGTGGTTGGTTCAACTCCGTTCACGGAAGACGATGTCGGCTTTGGACATTCAAGAACAGCTTCTTGATGCGGCGACGCAGTATTGTAAAGGGCAGGACGAAGAAACAGATTGGGTCCTGACTCAATGGGAAGCGGTGCTTCGAGATCTCCGGGGGGATTATCAGAAGCTCGTAGGGCGTGTGGATTGGGCCTCCAAGCTGTGGCTGTTGGAATGCTTTCGAGAGGCCGAAGGTCTTGACTGGCACGATCCACTGGTGAAGAGTTTGGACCTGGAGTACCATAACCTCAATCCAACAAAAGGACTGTTCTATGGGCTTCTGGAAGAGGGGCGTGTCCCGCGAGTGACAACGGATACATTGATTGGACTCGCCATGGACCAGGCACCTAAGAACACGAGGGCCTATGGGCGGAGTGAACTCGTCAAGCAGCTGCTCGGTTCCTTGTCTGGGAGCGATTCCGAGCCGTTGGCCGATTCAGAACGACTGTTTCCTCCCTATGTCATCAATTGGTCGATTTTCCAGGTGCGCGGTCGGGCGCCGTTTCCCATGCCAGATCCATTCAAAACCTATATTGAAGACGTTCGCACCCACCTTCAGAATGTGATCGCCTAG
- a CDS encoding proteasome accessory factor PafA2 family protein — protein MRLFGIETEYGITRDDVAEVDPVVESMELVRAHLEASFKRRWDYAGEDPHEDARGFRVSGLQQDREEDEFATRDAHRPFSFHDMKSDLVLPNGARFYNDHTHPEYSTPECRTLKDLVAQDRAGERVLLRAAQRRNKVLGGDHVRLYKNNTDFHGHSYGCHDNYLVARSIPFPNLVAGLVPFLVSRQVIAGAGKVGTEAQESGYVPGRYQLSQRADFMEAELGVDTMHNRPILNTRDEPHADREKYRRLHLIIGDANMCEYATALKVGTTQLVLDLIERGAAPVCELDHPVTAVKQLSRDPDLKTVVTLRDGRKLSALDIQELFCESASRIFSGTDEEIDWLLREWSEALSLLSQDRSRLVGKLDWVTKQWLLESFMREEQIGWDDPWLASLDLEYHNVHPEQGLYLGLEAEGKAWRMTTDEAIEEAMWNGPTDTRGGLRGLCVQRFPDQIKSMQWERIQFTGGIRSRSLDMGDLFDPKEVRECAHIFQVASSPSDALAAWSHRKDRAI, from the coding sequence ATGCGCCTTTTTGGCATCGAAACTGAGTACGGGATCACGAGGGATGACGTAGCGGAAGTCGATCCGGTCGTCGAATCCATGGAATTGGTGCGGGCTCATCTGGAAGCCTCATTTAAGCGACGTTGGGATTACGCCGGCGAAGATCCGCATGAAGATGCCCGTGGGTTTCGTGTCTCGGGCTTGCAACAGGATCGAGAGGAAGATGAGTTTGCAACACGTGATGCTCATCGTCCGTTTTCCTTCCATGACATGAAGAGTGACCTCGTGTTGCCCAATGGGGCCCGGTTTTACAATGACCACACCCATCCAGAATATTCCACACCCGAGTGTCGGACACTCAAAGACCTGGTGGCTCAGGATCGCGCGGGCGAACGCGTCCTCCTACGTGCCGCCCAGCGGCGCAATAAGGTCCTGGGTGGAGATCATGTCCGACTCTACAAGAACAACACGGATTTCCACGGACACAGTTATGGTTGTCACGACAACTATCTCGTCGCACGGTCTATTCCCTTTCCCAATCTCGTCGCCGGGCTGGTGCCGTTCCTGGTGAGCCGTCAGGTTATCGCCGGTGCGGGGAAGGTCGGGACTGAAGCACAGGAGTCGGGATATGTTCCAGGACGGTATCAACTCTCTCAACGTGCCGACTTTATGGAGGCGGAGTTAGGCGTCGATACCATGCACAATCGGCCGATTCTCAATACGAGAGATGAGCCCCATGCGGATCGTGAGAAATATCGCCGCCTCCATCTCATCATCGGTGATGCGAACATGTGTGAGTATGCGACGGCGCTCAAGGTTGGGACGACACAGCTGGTTCTGGATCTCATCGAACGTGGTGCGGCACCGGTGTGTGAACTCGATCACCCTGTGACCGCGGTGAAACAGTTGTCGCGCGATCCTGACCTCAAGACGGTCGTCACGCTTAGAGATGGCCGGAAACTCTCGGCATTGGATATTCAGGAATTGTTTTGCGAATCCGCGAGCCGGATATTTTCAGGTACCGACGAAGAGATTGATTGGTTGTTGAGAGAATGGTCCGAGGCCTTGAGCCTGTTGTCGCAAGACCGCTCACGGTTGGTCGGCAAATTGGATTGGGTGACCAAACAGTGGTTACTCGAGAGCTTTATGCGGGAAGAGCAGATTGGTTGGGATGATCCTTGGTTGGCCAGCTTAGACTTGGAGTATCATAATGTACATCCCGAACAAGGTCTTTACCTGGGATTGGAAGCCGAAGGAAAAGCATGGCGGATGACCACCGACGAAGCGATCGAAGAGGCTATGTGGAACGGTCCAACAGATACCCGTGGCGGATTGAGGGGGCTTTGTGTTCAGCGGTTTCCTGATCAGATCAAGTCGATGCAGTGGGAGCGCATTCAGTTTACCGGCGGAATACGTTCTCGTAGTTTGGACATGGGAGATCTCTTCGATCCGAAAGAAGTTCGAGAATGTGCACATATCTTTCAAGTGGCCAGCTCGCCGAGTGACGCGTTGGCGGCGTGGAGTCACAGAAAGGATAGGGCGATATGA
- a CDS encoding proteasome subunit alpha has translation MYEEPYRWIEAIGNRRQYLDGQFRQGSPVIGIGWDAGILLMTTSKGTPKLYEIYDRLALGGMGHPADLEKLRFHLLEMAHVEGFNRSPSDVTGGRIVKYGIAPVIKQAFEEVFKAPFIVKILLAELGQKVEKDRFLTVNFDGTFEEKSQYAVLAASPAIEQEMAAYLRQQSVVSLEQAVNVAVCSWAVGDRAQRQTLEESRDQLKGQDAPARLASDSDLLYEHIRQCMHGMTIECALLDRHVPVSSKYRALAPDELERLLPNDLGHPTT, from the coding sequence ATGTATGAAGAACCGTATCGATGGATCGAAGCGATAGGAAATCGTCGACAGTATCTCGATGGTCAGTTTCGACAAGGGAGTCCGGTCATCGGAATCGGGTGGGACGCGGGCATTTTGCTCATGACCACAAGCAAGGGAACGCCCAAGTTGTACGAAATCTACGACCGTCTTGCCTTGGGTGGGATGGGGCATCCGGCTGATCTTGAGAAGCTGCGCTTCCATCTCTTGGAAATGGCGCACGTGGAAGGATTCAATCGCTCGCCGTCTGATGTGACAGGGGGCCGCATAGTGAAATATGGCATTGCACCGGTGATTAAGCAGGCGTTTGAAGAGGTGTTCAAAGCCCCTTTCATCGTGAAGATCTTGTTAGCTGAGCTCGGCCAGAAAGTCGAGAAAGATCGTTTTTTAACGGTCAACTTTGACGGGACCTTCGAAGAGAAGAGTCAGTACGCGGTGCTGGCGGCTTCACCAGCGATCGAGCAGGAGATGGCGGCGTATTTGCGGCAACAGTCCGTCGTCTCTTTGGAACAAGCCGTCAATGTGGCGGTGTGCTCCTGGGCTGTCGGGGATCGAGCGCAACGTCAGACACTCGAAGAATCCAGAGATCAGCTTAAAGGTCAGGATGCCCCAGCTCGGCTTGCAAGCGATTCTGACCTGCTGTATGAGCATATACGTCAATGCATGCATGGCATGACGATCGAATGCGCCCTGCTTGATCGTCATGTGCCAGTCTCCTCGAAATATCGTGCACTTGCGCCTGATGAGCTGGAGCGGTTGTTACCCAACGATCTCGGTCATCCAACCACGTAG
- a CDS encoding AAA family ATPase translates to MILVKSYCIRCVTRCCSPQAASQQRELEFKKVSDVVAKLTAPANRIGTLLDLPGEGLARIVVGGAEYYANVDPRVPEPDLKVGTQILVNEAYAVIRTLGYDRNGPILKLAEAMHDGRLRFEQDMGRQSLVLQRSTDLIGVELKAGDEIRIDPSHRVAIEKLGDRKASRHALDETPTVTWEQIGGQSEAIAAIRKAIEYPLLHAQTFERFKFSQPKGFLLYGPPGCGKTLIGQAAAGSLSKLVSESDQIGSSSADNRPPVTSGTFLHVKGPEILNMWLGESERIVRDLFDQARARRKNGALPFIFIDEAESILGTRRAMRSFNISNTLVPMFCSEMDGIESLRDVVIILASNRPDLIDPAVLRPGRIDRKIKVSRPNNDAAAQILKVYLTEDLPLDTGLVKERGGEHARAVASLVEEVIESIFQRTVDNRLLSIRMRSGQTKVLYRGDLVSGAILASIVQRAKEKAIDRTIQSGQPAGLLASDVLDSVSEEFREGDMLPPDDAAEEWLKLLDHHPEQVVGVSSFRRGRQTEERILNQII, encoded by the coding sequence GTGATCCTCGTCAAAAGCTACTGTATACGTTGCGTCACGCGGTGTTGCTCTCCCCAGGCCGCCTCTCAGCAACGCGAACTTGAATTCAAAAAGGTCAGTGATGTAGTAGCCAAGCTCACGGCGCCGGCGAATCGTATCGGTACCTTGCTCGATCTCCCGGGCGAAGGGCTCGCCCGTATCGTGGTCGGTGGGGCCGAGTACTATGCCAATGTGGACCCTCGTGTTCCTGAACCAGATCTCAAGGTTGGAACACAGATTCTGGTGAACGAAGCCTACGCGGTGATTAGGACATTGGGCTACGACCGAAACGGGCCCATCTTGAAACTGGCCGAGGCGATGCACGACGGGCGATTACGGTTTGAACAGGACATGGGCCGACAATCATTGGTCTTGCAGCGATCGACTGATTTGATCGGAGTGGAGCTTAAGGCGGGGGACGAAATTCGAATCGATCCAAGCCATCGTGTGGCCATCGAAAAACTGGGAGATCGTAAAGCCAGCCGACACGCGCTCGATGAGACGCCGACAGTAACCTGGGAGCAGATCGGTGGACAGAGCGAAGCGATCGCCGCCATCAGAAAGGCGATCGAATACCCGCTGCTGCATGCGCAGACTTTTGAACGGTTCAAGTTTTCACAACCAAAGGGCTTTTTACTCTACGGTCCACCAGGGTGTGGGAAGACGCTTATTGGTCAAGCGGCGGCGGGAAGTCTTTCCAAGTTGGTAAGCGAATCTGATCAGATAGGATCTTCGAGTGCCGACAATCGACCGCCGGTAACGAGTGGAACGTTTCTTCATGTGAAGGGGCCTGAAATCCTCAACATGTGGCTCGGCGAATCGGAACGGATCGTTCGCGATCTCTTTGATCAGGCTCGCGCGAGGCGCAAGAACGGCGCCCTGCCGTTCATTTTTATCGATGAGGCCGAGTCGATTCTGGGAACCCGACGCGCGATGCGATCCTTCAATATTTCCAATACGCTTGTTCCGATGTTTTGCAGCGAGATGGACGGGATTGAGTCGTTGCGAGATGTCGTGATTATTCTGGCCTCCAACCGACCAGACTTGATCGATCCGGCGGTATTGCGTCCCGGTCGTATCGACCGCAAGATTAAAGTGAGTCGGCCGAACAATGACGCGGCGGCCCAGATTCTCAAAGTGTACTTGACTGAGGACCTACCGCTGGACACAGGGTTGGTCAAAGAACGAGGTGGCGAGCACGCCCGAGCGGTGGCGTCGCTCGTCGAAGAGGTTATCGAGTCCATCTTCCAGCGAACGGTGGATAATCGGCTTCTCTCGATCAGGATGAGAAGCGGTCAAACCAAGGTTCTCTACCGCGGCGATCTCGTGAGTGGCGCCATCTTGGCGTCGATCGTTCAACGTGCCAAAGAAAAGGCGATCGACCGCACGATTCAGTCCGGCCAACCGGCAGGATTATTGGCCAGTGACGTGCTCGATAGTGTCTCTGAGGAGTTCAGAGAGGGCGACATGTTACCACCTGACGATGCGGCAGAAGAGTGGCTCAAGCTTCTGGATCATCACCCTGAACAGGTGGTCGGAGTTTCTTCGTTCCGGCGTGGTCGCCAAACGGAAGAGCGAATCCTCAATCAAATTATTTGA
- a CDS encoding ubiquitin-like protein UBact: MNQSTMPERREGPVDPMPQSPRPEEGGGPRRQETGSPEKENLMKRMRKVDPKQAERYRQRTGE; encoded by the coding sequence ATGAACCAGAGTACGATGCCGGAACGCCGTGAAGGACCGGTCGATCCCATGCCTCAATCACCTCGTCCTGAAGAGGGAGGTGGGCCACGACGCCAGGAGACTGGGTCGCCGGAGAAGGAGAATCTCATGAAGCGGATGCGCAAAGTCGATCCGAAACAAGCGGAGCGGTACCGGCAACGGACAGGGGAATAA
- a CDS encoding proteasome subunit alpha, whose protein sequence is MGMQGDFYQVLKEQGYVLGVSGEAGAHQHLTTATTILAFKYLDGVLVAGDRRATAGNLVMYDRTDKVLEIDRHSVMAIAGVPATAYEMARILEHSFKYYRRTQLQELSFEGKLRALSKLLKENIPAALAGTGAVVPIFAGYDSEHDAAKIYFYDILGAEFEGVEYAVSGSGSPTIRGILHYVNTWGEQPLSEMPEEQATVQALRLLTSAAEFDSATGGVNRDANLYPVVKFITTAGVRTIPDSQLRSLFELNVCRGL, encoded by the coding sequence ATGGGCATGCAGGGCGATTTCTATCAAGTGTTGAAGGAACAAGGATATGTGTTGGGAGTGTCGGGGGAGGCCGGAGCACATCAGCACCTGACAACCGCGACCACGATCCTCGCGTTCAAGTACCTTGACGGTGTTTTGGTCGCAGGAGATCGTCGTGCGACAGCCGGCAATTTGGTGATGTACGACCGTACCGACAAGGTGTTGGAGATCGACCGCCACAGCGTCATGGCGATCGCCGGAGTACCGGCTACGGCGTATGAAATGGCGCGCATCCTCGAACATTCTTTCAAGTACTACCGGCGAACGCAACTACAGGAACTCAGTTTTGAGGGAAAGCTGCGAGCGCTCTCCAAGCTGCTGAAGGAAAATATTCCTGCAGCCTTAGCCGGCACCGGGGCCGTCGTACCGATTTTTGCCGGCTACGATTCCGAACACGATGCCGCCAAGATCTATTTCTATGACATCCTCGGTGCGGAATTTGAAGGAGTCGAATACGCGGTATCCGGATCCGGCTCACCGACCATTCGCGGCATCCTTCATTATGTGAATACATGGGGAGAACAGCCACTGAGTGAGATGCCTGAGGAACAGGCGACTGTGCAGGCATTGCGGCTGTTGACCAGTGCTGCGGAATTCGACAGTGCAACAGGCGGGGTTAATCGCGATGCCAATCTTTATCCGGTCGTCAAGTTCATCACGACAGCCGGCGTGAGGACGATACCGGATTCTCAGCTCCGGTCGCTGTTCGAATTGAATGTTTGTCGAGGTCTGTAA